One Mytilus trossulus isolate FHL-02 chromosome 5, PNRI_Mtr1.1.1.hap1, whole genome shotgun sequence DNA segment encodes these proteins:
- the LOC134719526 gene encoding uncharacterized protein LOC134719526 — protein sequence MEDAENGRFASSMANNQIIMYGSTTGGHRTDHQPSASRNNVAELNQGDKHVPAFRMSQYNREHGLFRTAQHPRDKQPKPINLFSSFRMSFYNSSTRLLTNSEIELQDVSLLEGDSNRTKSETQGCCCCC from the coding sequence gacgatttgcGAGTTCAATGGCCAATAACCAAATAATCATGTATGGTTCGACAACAGGGGGACATCGTACCGATCATCAGCCGTCCGCAAGCAGAAATAATGTAGCCGAATTGAACCAAGGTGACAAACATGTTCCTGCATTTAGAATGAGTCAATATAATCGTGAACATGGCTTATTTAGAACTGCTCAACATCCACGTGATAAACAACCAAAGCctataaatttgttttcttcattcaGAATGAGTTTTTATAACTCAAGTACAAGACTACTAACGAATTCGGAGATTGAACTCCAAGATGTCAGTTTATTAGAAGGTGATTCTAACCGAACGAAAAGCGAGACTCAGGGTTGCTGTTGCTGCTGTTAG